In the genome of Maniola jurtina chromosome 3, ilManJurt1.1, whole genome shotgun sequence, one region contains:
- the LOC123878987 gene encoding mucin-5AC-like: protein MHASHSHSAQSLESASWPKDSTSYAGLASPTNHDEPMMSPQPSTSYAAAAAAPPTPRPAAPTAPQREPPTTAPATATGPSQPAPRSSYPPLVVECLPNWTRHFEALRRILGHAPNARPLGRGMRFLPKSAEEFRAVQRYLTEAAAQDSAISWYCYSPASEIPTKVAIRGLPLETPTEEVVAALGALGFPAEAARALPPPRGKHGCTYYVRLAHMSQEELRELFATTELLNMPQVTVEAWRGGSKPPQCHRCQLFSHNSVNCHRPFRCVRCAGPHSVRDCTRSREEPPTCANCGQNHAANDRRCSFYKREARRRGIAIPPPPPRASAGRQQQKRGTTTAPTTAPPPTSATVPPTTTAPSASTAAPPTTSTARTTAQSAAHPTTLVAAANPPTERGQPVQGRRKRKRNRIPRPRRTEPTAASTPQPRQTRVVTANTEPPSAGPTQTTQMPPTQRTAVPNVETGNEPPVENSEQRRAQRFAPRFSQPPTVPPTSTPRFVRQSTQAPSAAPMASQQTQGEEQTNPDLMAIVRVVMEAIMTGLTTYLQGQGVIPAITAGMAVLARLHSY, encoded by the coding sequence ATGCATGCATCTCACTCGCACTCGGCGCAGTCGCTCGAGTCTGCTAGCTGGCCGAAAGACTCGACTAGCTACGCCGGACTCGCTTCACCGACGAACCACGACGAGCCGATGATGTCGCCGCAGCCCAGCACATCTTATGCTGCGGCCGCCGCGGCACCTCCCACACCGCGTCCCGCCGCACCGACCGCACCGCAGCGCGAACCACCGACCACCGCACCGGCCACCGCCACGGGCCCGTCGCAACCTGCGCCACGTTCCTCCTATCCACCGTTAGTCGTGGAGTGTCTCCCAAATTGGACGAGGCATTTCGAGGCGCTACGCAGGATCTTGGGGCACGCACCCAACGCAAGGCCACTTGGGCGCGGGATGCGCTTCCTGCCTAAGTCTGCGGAAGAGTTCCGGGCTGTGCAGCGCTATCTCACAGAGGCGGCTGCTCAAGACAGTGCCATATCATGGTACTGCTACAGCCCGGCCTCCGAAATCCCGACAAAGGTAGCCATCCGCGGACTACCACTAGAGACTCCGACGGAAGAAGTTGTCGCCGCGCTAGGCGCGCTCGGCTTCCCAGCCGAAGCAGCGAGAGCCCTTCCACCACCCCGAGGCAAGCACGGCTGCACCTACTATGTGCGGCTGGCGCACATGTCGCAAGAGGAATTGCGAGAATTATTCGCTACAACTGAATTGCTCAACATGCCGCAAGTCACAGTAGAGGCTTGGCGAGGGGGAAGCAAGCCCCCGCAATGCCACCGATGCCAATTATTTTCTCACAATTCTGTGAATTGCCACCGACCCTTCCGGTGCGTTCGTTGCGCCGGTCCACACTCAGTCCGGGACTGCACAAGATCCCGAGAAGAACCGCCTACCTGCGCAAACTGCGGACAAAACCACGCCGCCAACGACCGCAGATGCAGCTTTTATAAGCGCGAAGCAAGGAGGAGAGGCATAGCCATACCACCGCCTCCCCCGCGTGCATCTGCTGGACGTCAACAACAGAAACGTGGGACTACAACGGCCCCTACCACCGCTCCCCCACCGACCTCAGCAACAGTTCCGCCCACGACAACTGCGCCGTCGGCCTCTACTGCTGCGCCTCCAACTACCAGCACTGCGAGAACCACAGCCCAGAGCGCCGCACATCCAACAACTTTGGTGGCAGCGGCCAATCCCCCGACGGAAAGAGGTCAACCAGTACAGGGCAGAAGAAAGCGAAAAAGGAATCGCATTCCTCGCCCACGACGCACTGAACCCACGGCCGCCTCGACGCCTCAACCGAGGCAGACGAGAGTAGTGACTGCCAATACAGAGCCACCTAGTGCCGGGCCAACACAGACAACACAGATGCCACCAACACAAAGAACCGCAGTGCCAAACGTCGAAACAGGAAATGAGCCGCCTGTGGAAAACTCTGAGCAAAGACGTGCCCAACGCTTTGCTCCGAGATTCAGCCAACCACCCACCGTGCCGCCAACATCAACTCCACGTTTTGTTCGCCAGTCCACTCAAGCTCCGTCCGCCGCCCCAATGGCTTCACAACAGACCCAGGGGGAAGAGCAGACCAACCCGGACCTCATGGCCATAGTCCGGGTTGTAATGGAGGCCATCATGACCGGGCTAACAACTTATCTGCAGGGACAAGGCGTCATCCCGGCAATAACAGCAGGAATGGCTGTACTCGCTCGACTCCATTCCTATTAA